The Nicotiana tomentosiformis chromosome 9, ASM39032v3, whole genome shotgun sequence genome contains the following window.
GATTTCGTATCCGGTCAAAATCTTGGCTAATTGATCGAAGTGGGTAACTCCATTAGACCCATAGATCATGGAACAAATAGGGTGGATAGGCTTAAGCACCATACTGCACGTATAGACGCGAACCCCCCTCGTTACCGTATGTGCGACTCTCACCGCATACGGCACGCACAAAGACTCCTAAATCCATCCCGGGCCCTTTCTTCCACCTTTCCTATCCAAACCTCGATCAAACTTGTATTCCCCAGGCGCTATAAAATGGGGGATCTTTCTTTCGTCTATCGTATGTATTAGCTTGGCTTCGTTCCGAACCAAGGAGGCATTCTGGCGGACGCATGCGTGTAGGAAAGCCGACGACTACATAAGCTAAAAGACTACAACTATAAGACAGGCTGGAAGCGACTCGCTTCTATTATCGTTGGGATTGGTTAGAATAATAGAGATACATGCAATATCCGGACACCattgtttaaaaaaaaagaagagaaagtgACCTTGACTTGTTCAAATGAACTTAGTCAAGACTTTCACTGTAACTGCAGTGATATAGAAACAGACACTTAGCTTTGATGACAAGTCCTTTTGATGACCTCTCCAATACGCCGAGGCACCATTGTCAAGTTTAAAAGTCTTGGTCTTCCAATATATATCCAAGTCATCCACATATTATATTGAGACACGACAATTCATTAAACTGAGGTTTCGTACGGTTTCTCTCAAAGTCCTTTAAAGCAATGGAGTTTGGAATTTGGAATTTGGTATTATAGGATTCTTGACCAAAGTTGGCTtttgattttggaattttttttgtCTAATactgcttttataataatatgatATTTTTCCATACCTAAAAAAAGTTGAGTTTCTAGTCTAATAAACATTCCAATCATAAAGAAGCCAAACCCTCTTAATTTTCTAATATTTCCACTGTtgtgatatttttatatatacttatactactTTATTAGAAAATGATGTGTCTAAAAGGCTGATAACAAGTCCAAACATGTGAAAACATTTTGCAGTCTAATAATATGCAGAAAACAACAAAAGATAAATAAGAGTATTTTCTGCAATAAGGTTGACCAAAAAGTCTTCTATGTGGGACCGTCAAATTGGAAAACCTACATTTTCCATCAATGTTCCAGACAAGACCATATGAGAAATTAAACAACAAACACCAATCAAATGAAAAAAAAACCTATCTCCCATTAATGGTCAAAAACCAAGACTATAAGAAAAACACAAGAATTTCGTATATATAAACTTCTTAGCTCCATTATTTTTTTTAACACACCTTTCTCCACACGACAAAAAACAAACCAAGAGAGCCAAAGTtaaaaattttggacttgctaaaTTAGGCTGCAATGCGATAACGATGCACATTGTAGGAACTCAGGGCTACATTGCCCCCCGAGTACCTCACGAACTCAGGGCTACATTGCCCCCCGAGTATCTCACCGATGGTATTGTATCGACTAAAATGGATGTTTTCTCATTCGGGGTTGTGTTGCTCGAGCTTATGTCAGGGAGAGAAGCTATCGACGATGAAGGGAAAGTTTTGTGGGCTAAAGTTGGCGAAATCTTGGAAGGGAGTGAAGAGAGAAAAGTGAAGAAATTGCAAGAATGGATGGATGATAGTCTTCTTAGAGAGGAATGTACAATGGAGAGTGTTATGAATGTAATGTCTGTGGCCATTTCTTGTTTGAATAAAGATCCTTCAAAAAGGCCAAGTATGGTGGAAATTGTCTATGCCTTGTCTAAAAGTATTGATTTGTTTTCTGATATATCAGAGGAGGGATTATCTCCAAGGCAAGTCAAAGCAAGCACTATCAGAAAAATGCTATTTTCTGACTACAAATTACGACTACAAAATAGTAGTCGTAATTTTCTGACTATAATAGtcgaaaaattataattattatttttattttgtaggcgACTGCCATTTCGACTATAATAGTCATAAAATTTAGCGCAAAATACCGGGAATTAATTTTTCCGACCACTATAGTCGGGAGAAAGTCAATAAAAAAGTTTGAACAATCTTCCGATTACAGTAGTCGTAACttctaaaaaattaatttttatttttccgACTACAGTAGTCGGACAATGCACAAATTTCATGGTCacaattttaattaaataatcgACTAAAGATGCCCACCACTATAATCAAAAAATAAGTCAACAAATTGTttaccaaaataaaaaagaaatttccGACTACGGTAgtcagaaaaaataaaataattgcaCAACTAGGTTTTATTTCGCTCATCTCCTCTCTTTTTCAGTCCCCTCTCTCTCTCACCGCCTAACGCTGCTCTCAACCACTCCACCACTCCACTGCCAGTCACTCCACTTCAGTAAGTTGACCGTTCTTTCGCCGGATTAGGCGAAGCTTCTCTCTCTTTCTTCAATTAGCAAAACCATTCTCTAAACATTAT
Protein-coding sequences here:
- the LOC138898402 gene encoding probable receptor-like protein kinase At1g33260, whose protein sequence is MDVFSFGVVLLELMSGREAIDDEGKVLWAKVGEILEGSEERKVKKLQEWMDDSLLREECTMESVMNVMSVAISCLNKDPSKRPSMVEIVYALSKSIDLFSDISEEGLSPRQVKASTIRKMLFSDYKLRLQNSSRNFLTIIVEKL